One window of the Caminibacter pacificus genome contains the following:
- a CDS encoding alpha-ketoacid dehydrogenase subunit beta produces MLYREALNKAIDESMAADNSVVILGEDVGRYGGSYRVSEGLFSKYGEKRVIDTPIAELSIVGNAIGMAIAGLRPIAEIMTANFSLLAMDQIINHASKFRYMSGGKMTIPLTIRMPGGVSRQLAAQHSENYETLYSSVPGLIVLAASNATYAYYGLKSAIFMNDPVVFLEHELLYPMDMEFKEIKNFDPFKAEVVKEGKDLTIITYLKMRYDVLEAQKALQKAGIDAEIIDLNSLRPIDIETIAKSIKKTKKCVIVEEDHKTGGMGAEIAAQIMENCFYDLDAPVLRIAGEDVPIPYNRKLELLSIPTPEKIVKKILKWKAENGI; encoded by the coding sequence ATGCTTTACCGTGAGGCACTCAATAAAGCGATAGACGAATCAATGGCGGCGGATAACAGCGTAGTTATTTTAGGTGAAGATGTCGGAAGATACGGAGGAAGTTATAGGGTCAGCGAAGGACTTTTTAGCAAATACGGAGAAAAAAGAGTAATCGATACGCCTATTGCGGAGCTAAGTATCGTTGGTAACGCAATAGGTATGGCAATTGCAGGTCTAAGACCGATAGCCGAAATAATGACGGCAAATTTTTCACTTCTTGCAATGGACCAAATTATAAACCACGCATCAAAATTCAGATATATGAGCGGCGGTAAAATGACGATACCTCTAACTATCAGAATGCCTGGTGGTGTAAGTCGTCAGCTTGCAGCTCAACATAGCGAAAACTATGAAACTCTATATTCAAGCGTCCCGGGACTTATTGTCCTTGCCGCAAGCAACGCGACATATGCATACTACGGACTTAAAAGCGCAATTTTTATGAACGACCCGGTCGTATTTTTAGAACACGAGCTTTTATATCCTATGGATATGGAATTTAAAGAAATTAAAAATTTCGACCCGTTCAAAGCAGAAGTGGTAAAAGAGGGAAAAGATTTGACAATTATCACTTACCTAAAAATGAGATACGACGTACTCGAAGCCCAAAAAGCTCTACAAAAAGCGGGAATTGACGCTGAAATTATCGATTTGAATTCACTAAGACCTATAGACATCGAAACTATCGCAAAATCAATCAAAAAAACAAAAAAATGCGTAATCGTAGAAGAAGACCACAAAACCGGCGGAATGGGCGCTGAAATAGCTGCTCAAATTATGGAAAACTGCTTTTACGACCTTGACGCGCCGGTATTAAGAATAGCCGGTGAGGACGTACCTATTCCGTACAATAGAAAACTTGAACTTTTATCAATCCCTACTCCTGAGAAAATCGTTAAAAAAATTCTAAAATGGAAGGCTGAAAATGGAATATAA